In one window of Cryptococcus neoformans var. neoformans JEC21 chromosome 7 sequence DNA:
- a CDS encoding alpha-1,3-glucan synthase, putative → MLLCPRGGARISPFPLILTLLATSLSVLALTYNETLDAWNINKNQNATDVLDFSTTRSNRTYTPSPDNWRSLPTYTILLDKWIDGAPQNNDFFGLKYEYDMRETQLRAGGDAKGLMSDRSLDYLLSMGYKSIYIAGTNFVNMPWQSDGYSAIDFTLLDPHYGTLQEWVDLVDRIHAKGMSIILDFTVGTMGDLIGFEGHLNTSTPFSMDEHIAQWKLPDYAPWGFQKYPDFNFTNTYNDSCVYPTFWLDDGTVYDPGKTGCYASDFDHYGDIEAFGVFPDWQRQLAKFASVQDRLREWRPETAAKLKRFGCLTIEALDIDGIRIDKATQVTVDFMAEWANATRECARQFNKDNFFIPGEITGGDTFGALYIGRGRTPTLQPSNFTQAIELTQDQQQYFLREEGIAGLDSAAFHYSIYRSLCRFLGMDGNLQVAYDVDVNFVTAWNEMVVSNEFLNSQTNDFDPRHMYGTTNQDVFRWPGLANGTERQQLGQFVTVLLMPGIPLGWYGEEQAFYLLDNTANNYLYGRQPMTSNPAWKKHGCYKLGSSQYYNMPYDKVLTGCDDPWNSLDHFDPTAEALRGIRNMIYLRTQFPSLQDGFSLTTLGNWTHFIQLPGSNQTQTELGMWSVTRAPTSQQEGHGSFEANGTITQAVWLIYTNENETVTYDFDCKQDGWISSPYQSGVTVRNLFYPYENYTLEDSLSSYYSDGNSPYRGCLGSITLDPFMYKALVPQDQWVPQPPTISKFTPGHDYRYQTSGGTTNVDLTIEYDTDMDCTSLRQAMTLNYTIAGSGSPSLSEGDCESIAEADWEAPSIPSVSPGRWRWTGQLQNAPDGIYEIIISSVDSQSAGVSTGNTDHLLLRLGQAGNVMVFPENDYSDSLLTVSDGVYTLNNTADGADAYRYSADFGQTWSAWMNYETNPTLNASMFEDNSHWWDGYHVVVQYYSNIAGSSNQQIHGDANWAHGHRRWPQLLARGSFNTWGYDLGASATFSLTNDNTWEIPLSSAWPAYIQLNVWAFDDYFYGDVDGDGIIDRMAPNAQSANYLNMSIPPAPHLAWNVIVDDATGEWSVEPIGHQTVTVIAFALLLVIPALTAFAAAAIFRYSFYSIKVNRFGLKPNKASKETSYFPIIGGHGEKKGDVSEKGALALNEKNHKTPAKVIGWPEDQNKRRKVLIATLEYEIMDWKLKVKIGGLGVMSTLMGKAMTDVDLIWVVPKVQDLEYPQGEYAEPIEVIIFGEPYLIEVETHKLDNITYVILDSPVFRAQTKADPYPQRMDDLSSAIFYSTWNQAIAETIRRNPIVDIYHINDYHGALAPLYILPKVVPVCLSLHNAEFQGLWPLRTKDEMKEVCAAFNIPKEVCSKYVQFGNTFNLLHAAASYISHHQKSIGVAGVSDKYGKRSWARYPALWTLRNIDSLPNPDPTDIAALDEQPLAVDKIEVDQEAESKRPEQKRQAQEWAGLKQDPDADLFVFVGRWSKQKGVDLIADVMPSLLDKKPKIQLICVGPVIDLYGRFAAEKLARLMEMYPDRVYSKPEFTALPPYLFSGADFALIPSRDEPFGLVAVEFGRKGALGVGSRLGGLGLMPGWWFPVESSATVHMLSQLTKTIKLALKSTPEERAILRARSAVQRFPVVEWRQRLEDFQRRSIIASRQVAGGNAWGYDLVDQEVGSGFYAQGDNGSFTSLARGEWGRSATPDSTAPNSPMPGHSPLAGEGQNYFDPNLPMASSNSLGANYHKRFDKNANRQSAESFYDEDPNASPLYYGDKRQSGKPKFFGYDDQDVASSVGSSDQGDTTVVGSTSGQRDSSVQTYDNFLAAANRQFAKNSGERNAPDPYFDNRMSQDSTNFAPSRPFTAHSRVSSFDSISSIVDEKGSSPLNKAMETFTDADGEVAQSFVQKLKDLSASNSKGDLCIEKFLIKSEKAFFDEVKKDKIASMSIRSRDSYVQSRAPSMIDGFRPDSPMSHSISHSGHGHDEMSQYGGIPGGHDMYDEGGPSEPRMTRLQIFMGRQIYRWPLYSIVLSLGQLLSATSFQLSLLGGSNTQTATDLYIICAVFAVATVAWYTLFRMKPSVYCLSIPWAIFSIAFLLIGFPSFQGVFLAPRLTITRVATYMYAIASSAGFLFFGLNFGEEAGAATEVWVTRACIVQGLQQIWVSALWYWGYTLNGTDPDDYVPSRIILYICWPLSAISAIFAYVMWFGLPEYYRQIPPYVPNFFKTLFRRKLVIWFLISEILRDYWLSGPYGRSWQYLWSQVVIPRWAVVIMIAIFFVGIWGLLLGILIRYSKIHSWLLPVFAIGLGCPRWCQMWWGTSGMALYIPWGGSAGPYIGVCTWLWLGVLDAIQGVGLGMVLLQTLSRLHVCVTLALAQFVGACVVMLARGTAPDKVGPGNVFPNPAIWDIGGSGKNMPLAHYEFWLCLVCQIIIVIGYAIFFRREQLSKP, encoded by the exons ATGTTATTATGTCCAAGAGGAGGGGCGAGAATATCGCCTTTCCCCCTCATTCTTACGCTCCTCGCGACCAGTCTGTCGGTGCTAGCTTTAACGTATAATGAAACGCTTGATGCGTGGAATATCAATAAGAACCAAA ACGCAACCGATGTGTTGGATTTTTCAACGACGCGGTCAAACAGAACGTATACCCCATCACCAGACAACTGGCGT TCACTTCCAACTTATACTATTCTTCTCGACAAATGGATCGACGGTGCGCCTCAAAATAATGACTTTTTTGGTCTTAAATACGAATATGACATGCGCGAAACCCAACTGAGAGCAGGCGGGGATGCAAAAGGGTTGATGAGTGATCGAAGTTTGGATTATTTATTATCGATGGGTTACAAATCAATATATATCGCTGGTACAAATTTCGTCAACATGCCTTGGCAATCtgatg GTTATTCGGCTATCGACTTTACACTGCTTGATCCGCACTATGGGACGTTGCAAGAATGGGTTGATCTGGTTGACCGGATTCATGCCAAGGGGATGAGTATCATCCTCGATTTCACAGTTGGTACCATGGGTGATTTGATCGGTTTTGAAGG CCACCTCAACACCTCTACACCATTCTCAATGGACGAACACATCGCACAATGGAAACTTCCCGATTATGCACCTTGGGGATTCCAAAAGTACCCTGACTTCAACTTCACAAACACTTATAATGACTCTTGTGTCTACCCTACTTTCTGGCTTGACGATGGTACGGTTTATGACCCAGGAAAGACTGGTTGTTATGCGAGTGATTTTGACCACTATGGAGATATCGAGGCTTTCGGTGTTTT CCCTGATTGGCAACGACAGCTCGCCAAATTCGCTTCCGTCCAAGACCGTCTTCGAGAATGGCGTCCGGAAACCGCCGCCAAGTTGAAACGTTTTGGTTGTCTCACCATTGAAGCACTTGATATTGATGGTATTCGTATCGACAAGGCTACTCAGGTCACTGTTGACTTCATGGCTGAATGGGCCAACGCGACTCGAGAGTGTGCTAGACAGTTCAACAAGGACAATTTCTTCATTCCTGGTGAAATTACCGGTGGTGACACTTTTGGTGCGCTTTATATCGGTCGAGGACGAACGCCCACCCTGCAACCGTCCAACTTTACTCAAGCGATTGAGCTTACCCAGGATCAACAGCAATACTTCttgcgagaagaaggcatcgCCGGTCTTGACTCTGCAGCGTTCCACTATTCCATCTATCGATCTCTCTGTCGATTCCTTGGTATGGACGGTAACTTGCAAGTGGCGTACGATGTCGACGTCAACTTTGTTACTGCTTGGAACGAGATGGTCGTTTCCAACGAGTTCCTTAACTCGCAGACCAACGACTTTGACCCTCGTCACATGTACGGTACCACTAACCAAGATGTCTTCCGATGGCCTGGTTTGGCAAACGGAACTGAGCGTCAGCAATTGGGACAGTTCGTCACTGTCTTGCTTATGCCGGGTATTCCTTTGGGTTGGTATGGCGAGGAGCAAGCGTTCTATTTGCTTGACAACACTGCCAATAACTATCTGTATGGTCGGCAACCGATGACTTCAAACCCAGCTTGGAAGAAGCACGGCTGTTACAAGCTCGGTTCCAGTCAGTATTATAACATGCCTTATGACAAGGTTCTCACTGGTTGTGATGACCCTTGGAACTCTTTGGACCACTTTGATCCTACCGCCGAGGCATTGAGGGGCATTAGGAACATGATTTACCTCCGAACTCAGTTCCCTTCGCTCCAAGACGGTTTCTCTCTTACCACCCTTGGAAACTGGACGCACTTTATCCAGTTGCCTGGTTCTAACCAAACCCAGACCGAGCTTGGTATGTGGTCCGTCACTCGTGCGCCTACCAGTCAACAGGAAGGTCATGGTTCTTTCGAAGCGAACGGTACCATTACTCAGGCAGTCTGGTTGATCTACACCAACGAGAATGAAACTGTCACCTACGATTTTGACTGTAAACAGGATGGCTGGATTTCGTCTCCTTACCAGTCTGGTGTCACAGTGCGAAACTTGTTTTATCCCTATGAGAATTACACCCTTGAAGACTCGTTGAGCTCTTATTACTCTGATGGCAACTCGCCTTATCGAGGATGTCTGGGTTCCATCACGCTTGATCCGTTCATGTACAAGGCGCTCGTACCGCAAGACCAGTGGGTCCCTCAACCGCCTACCATCTCCAAGTTCACTCCTGGTCATGACTACCGTTATCAAACTTCTGGTGGTACCACCAACGTCGATCTCACGATCGAATATGATACGGACATGGACTGCACTTCACTTCGACAGGCGATGACGCTCAACTACACCATCGCTGGGTCCGGCTCTCCGTCTTTGTCCGAGGGTGACTGTGAGTCAATTGCCGAGGCCGACTGGGAAGCCCCTTCAATTCCTAGTGTCTCGCCTGGACGATGGAGGTGGACCGGTCAGCTTCAGAACGCTCCCGACGGTATCTACgaaatcatcatcagcagtGTTGACTCTCAGAGCGCTGGCGTTTCAACTGGTAACACCGATCACTTGCTTCTCCGACTTGGTCAGGCGGGCAATGTGATGGTTTTCCCCGAGAATGATTATAGCGACTCCCTGTTAACTGTCTCAGATGGCGTTTACACCCTCAACAACACTGCGGACGGTGCGGACGCTTATCGATACAGTGCCGATTTCGGACAGACTTGGTCTGCTTGGATGAACTATGAAACGAATCCGACTTTGAACGCTTCCATGTTTGAAGACAACTCCCATTGGTGGGATGGGTACCACGTTGTGGTGCAGTATTACTCAAACATTGCTGGTTCTTCCAACCAGCAGATTCATGGCGATGCCAACTGGGCACACGGACATCGACGATGGCCACAGCTGTTGGCGAGGGGTTCGTTTAACACTTGGGGTTATGATCTCGGTGCATCCGCGACCTTTTCATTGACTAATGATAACACTTGGGAGATACCTTTGTCTTCCGCTTGGCCGGCGTACATTCAGCTAAACGTCTGGGCCTTTGATGACTATTTCTACGGTGACGTTGATGGCGACGGTATCATTGATCGTATGGCGCCCAACGCTCAGAGTGCAAATTATCTCAACATGTCGATCCCTCCCGCTCCTCACTTGGCTTGGAACGTTATTGTTGACGATGCTACTGGCGAATGGAGTGTTGAGCCTATTGGTCACCAAACAGTTACGGTTATCGCCTTTGCCTTGTTGCTCGTCATCCCTGCTCTTACCGCTTTCGCCGCTGCAGCTATTTTCAGGTACTCTTTCTATTCTATCAAAGTTAACAGGTTTGGTCTCAAGCCTAATAAGGCCTCCAAGGAAACTTCCTACTTCCCCATCATCGGTGGACAcggtgagaagaagggtgatgTCTCAGAGAAGGGCGCCTTGGCGCTGAACGAGAAGAACCACAAAACCCCTGCAAAGGTTATCGGTTGGCCGGAAGACCAGAACAAGCGCCGAAAGGTTCTTATTGCTACACTTGAATACGAGATTATGGATTGGAAGCTGAAGGTCAAGATCGGTGGTTTGGGTGTCATGTCAACTTTGATGGGTAAGGCAATGACGGACGTTGATTTGATCTGGGTTGTGCCCAAGGTTCAGGATTTGGAGTACCCTCAAGGAGAGTATGCCGAGCCGATCGAAGTCATCATCTTTGGCGAGCCCTACCTTATCGAGGTAGAGACTCACAAGCTCGACAATATCACATATGTCATCCTTGACTCTCCCGTCTTCCGCGCTCAAACCAAGGCCGATCCTTACCCTCAACGAATGGACGACTTGTCTTCTGCTATCTTCTACTCTACCTGGAACCAAGCTATTGCCGAGACAATCCGTCGTAACCCCATCGTCGACATTTACCACATCAATGATTACCACGGTGCCCTTGCCCCTCTCTACATTTTGCCCAAGGTCGTTCCTGTTTGTCTCTCGCTTCATAATGCCGAGTTCCAAGGTCTCTGGCCTTTGCGAACCAAGGATGAAATGAAGGAGGTATGCGCAGCGTTCAACATCCCCAAGGAAGTGTGCAGCAAGTATGTCCAATTTGGCAACACGTTCAACTTGCTTCACGCTGCTGCCAGTTACATTTCTCACCACCAAAAGTCTATTGGTGTCGCTGGTGTCTCTGACAAGTACGGTAAAAGGTCTTGGGCGAGGTACCCAGCTCTTTGGACTTTGCGAAACATCGACTCTTTGCCCAATCCCGATCCTACTGATATCGCCGCCCTTGACGAGCAACCTTTGGCCGTTGACAAGATTGAGGTTGACCAGGAGGCCGAGTCTAAGCGCCCCGAGCAAAAGAGGCAAGCACAAGAATGGGCTGGTCTCAAGCAGGATCCCGATGCCGATCTCTTTGTATTTGTCGGTCGATGGTCCAAGCAAAAGGGTGTCGATTTGATTGCCGATGTTATGCCAAGCTTGCTCGACAAGAAGCCCAAGATTCAGTTGATCTGTGTTGGTCCGGTTATTGATCTTTACGGAAGGTTTGCGGCTGAGAAGCTGGCGAGGTTGATGGAGATGTATCCCGACAGAGTCTACTCCAAGCCTGAGTTTACCGCCCTCCCTCCTTACCTGTTCAGTGGTGCAGACTTTGCTTTGATTCCGTCTCGAGACGAGCCTTTCGGTTTGGTCGCTGTCGAGTTCGGTAGGAAGGGCGCTCTTGGTGTTGGTTCTCGTCTTGGTGGTCTTGGTCTTATGCCTGGTTGG TGGTTCCCCGTCGAATCTAGTGCTACCGTGCACATGCTTTCGCAATTGACGAAGACCATCAAACTTGCCCTCAAGTCTACTCCCGAAGAGCGAGCTATCCTCCGTGCCCGATCTGCTGTCCAACGTTTCCCGGTCGTCGAATGGCGTCAGCGACTTGAAGACTTCCAGCGTCGGTCTATTATAGCTAGTCGACAAGTTGCAGGCGGTAACGCTTGGGGTTACGATTTGGTCGATCAGGAAGTTGGAAGCGGTTTTTACGCTCAAGGCGACAACGGCTCTTTCACTTCTTTGGCTCGTGGTGAATGGGGCAGGTCCGCTACACCCGACTCTACTGCTCCCAACTCTCCTATGCCCGGTCACAGTCCTCTTGCCGGCGAGGGACAAAATTACTTTGATCCCAACTTGCCTATGGCGTCCTCCAACTCTCTCGGCGCCAACTATCACAAGCGTTTCGACAAGAACGCCAACCGTCAATCTGCCGAGTCATTCTACGATGAGGACCCCAACGCTTCGCCTTTGTACTATGGAGACAAGCGACAATCCGGCAAACCCAAGTTCTTCGGCTACGATGATCAGGACGttgcttcttctgttgGTTCCTCCGATCAAGGTGACACTACTGTTGTCGGTTCTACTTCAGGTCAACGAGACTCATCTGTTCAAACTTACGACAACTTCCTTGCCGCTGCCAACCGTCAATTCGCCAAGAACTCTGGTGAACGGAACGCTCCTGACCCTTACTTTGACAACCGAATGTCTCAAGATTCCACCAACTTTGCTCCCTCGCGACCATTCACTGCTCACTCTCGTGTTTCTTCCTTCGATTCAATTTCTTCTATTGTTGACGAGAAGGGCTCTTCCCCGTTGAACAAGGCTATGGAAACGTTTACAGATGCGGATGGCGAGGTTGCGCAGAGTTTCGTTCAGAAGCTTAAGGACTTGTCTGCGAGCAACTCTAAGGGTGATCTCTGTATTGAGAAGTTCTTGATCAAGAGCGAAAAGGCGTTCTTTGACGAAgtcaagaaggataagatTGCTA GCATGAGTATCCGATCTCGCGACTCTTACGTCCAGTCCCGCGCTCCTAGTATGATTGACGGTTTCCGACCTGACT CTCCGATGTCTCATTCCATATCTCACTCTGGTCACGGCCATGACGAAATGAGCCAATACGGTGGTATCCCCGGCGGACACGACATGTACGATGAAGGTGGACCTTCCGAGCCTCGTATGACTAGGTTGCAGATCTTTATGGGTAGGCAGATTTACCGATGGCCCCTCTACTCTATCGTCCTTTCTCTCGGACAGCTGCTTTCGGCC ACTTCCTTCCAGCTGAGTTTGCTCGGTGGTTCCAACACTCAGACCGCAACAGATTTATACATTATTTGTGCCGTCTTTGCCGTTGCCACAGTCGCATGGTACACCCTTTTCAGGATGAAGCCTTCTGTCTATTGCTTGAGTATTCCTTGGGCCAT TTTCTCCATTGCCTTCTTGCTTATTGgtttcccttccttccaaggTGTATTCCTCGCCCCTCGTTTGACCATCACCCGAGTCGCCACATACATGTACGCCATTGCTTCTTCGGCTGgtttcctctttttcggTCTCAACTttggtgaagaagctggTGCGGCTACTGAGGTCTGGGTTACCCGTGCTTGTATCGTCCAGGGTCTCCAACAGATTTGGG TCTCCGCTCTTTGGTACTGGGGTTACACTCTCAACGGTACTGATCCCGATGACTATGTACCCTCGCGAATTATCCTCTACATTTGTTGGCCTCTTTCCGCCATCTCTGCCATCTTTGCCTACGTCATGTGGTTCGGTCTTCCCGAGTACTACCGTCAGATCCCGCCTTACGTTCccaacttcttcaagaCCTTGTTCAGAAGGAAGCTTGTCATCTGGTTCTTGATCTCGGAGATTTTGAGGGATTATTGGTTGTCTGGACCTTATGGTCGAAGCTGGCAGTACCTCTGGTCTCAGGTGGTTATTCCCAGATGGGCAGTGGTGATCATGATTGCCATCTTCTTTGTCGGTATCTGgggtcttctccttggtATCCTTATTC GGTATTCCAAGATTCACTCTTGGCTTCTTCCCGTCTTTGCCATTGGTCTCGGTTGTCCTCGATGGTGTCAGATGTGGTGGGGTACCTCCGGCATGGCTCTCTATATTCCATGGGGTGGGAGCGCTGGTCCTTACATCGGTGTCTGCACGTGGCTCTGGCTTGGTGTTCTTGATGCTATCCAGGGTGTCGGCTTGGGTATGGTCTTGTTGCAGACCCTCTCTCGACTGCACGTTTGTGTGACATTGGCGCTTGCGCAGTTCGTCGGTGCTTGCGTTGTCATGCTCGCTAG AGGAACAGCTCCCGACAAGGTCGGTCCTGGCAATGTCTTTCCCAACCCCGCCATCTGGGATATCGGTGGATCTGGCAAGAACATGCCTCTGGCACACTATGAGTTCTGGCTCTGTCTCGTCTGCCAGATCATTATTGTCATTGGTTacgccatcttcttccgacgCGAACAGCTGAGCAAGCCATAA
- a CDS encoding expressed protein, translating to MSDSEDDFMSDKFLVDAPPPEPLNYSARRAKESLKSQRSGQAKNQLKLKDLEEQRRREGLETSLFERFGDDRGKGGDKEEAREAEKGGNKAMEMMMKMGWKVGQGLGKKRSPSPPLHLASSSRGGIGSKRPRLDDGQEENENGHQESLEREREREPTRPRNEPIRISLWARRKGLSARSPSPPPLPLNTANRNPDALDTAKMEQLGRATEGFRDRQRVEWAEKERERKGKKARELLVEMDREKGVKFHPLHVLPPDPLGTLPRPLLKLIYPSQLDLFSPSPSFSPSRPLPKLSSFGKEENISAAERLREQMRRDMLTDLDLGADRGEEEEEGVLRFGVEESRVERLRREGEGEQHEHKEEVDYKDVDWEEMVPGTKRVLSMDPATYLTFTVDQLRHEHLFCFWCAYKYKSYEEMEGPGGCPGEEEDDH from the exons ATGTCAGACTCTGAAGACGACTTCATGTCCGATAAATTCCTCGTCGACGCCCCTCCGCCCGAACCGCTCAACTACTCTGCCCGCCGAGCCAAGGAGTCGCTCAAGTCACAGCGCTCGGGTCAGGCGAAGAACCAGCTAAAGCTGAAAGACTTGGAGGAGCAGcggaggagagaggggcTGGAGACTAGCTTGTTTGAACGGTTTGGGGATGATCGGGGGAAGGGTGGGGATAAGGAGGAGGCGCGGGAggcggagaagggaggaaacaaggcgatggagatgatgatgaagatgggctGGAAAGTGGGTCAAGGTTTGGGCAAGAAGCGGTCACCGTCGCCGCCTTTACATCTTGCGTCTTCCTCCAGAGGCGGCATAGGAAGCAAACGGCCACGTCTGGACGACGGACAGGAGGAGAACGAAAATGGGCATCAAGAGAGTCTGGAGAGAGAACGAGAACGAGAACCCACCCGTCCTCGAAACGAACCAATCCGAATCTCACTCTGGGCCCGGCGCAAAGGTCTGTCCGCCCGCTCCCCGTCCCCGCCGCCTCTACCACTCAACACGGCGAACCGGAACCCAGACGCTTTGGATACTGCGAAAATGGAGCAGCTCGGGCGGGCGACGGAGGGGTTCAGGGACCGGCAGAGGGTGGAGTgggcagagaaggagagggaaagaaaaggcaaaaaggcGAGGGAGttgttggtggagatggatcGGGAGAAGGGGGTCAAG TTCCATCCATTACACGTCCTCCCCCCCGATCCGCTCGGCACGCTCCCCCGCCCATTACTTAAACTCATTTACCCTTCCCAACTGGACCTCTTCtcaccctcgccctcgTTCTCACCCTCCCGACCTTTACCCAAGTTGTCCTCGtttggaaaggaagaaaacaTCTCTGCTGCGGAGAGATTGAGAGAGCAGATGAGGAGAGATATGTTGACTGACCTTGATCTCGGTGCAGACcgcggagaagaagaggaagaaggggtgcTAAGATTTGGTGTGGAAGAGAGTAGGGTTGAGCGGCTCcggcgagaaggagaaggagagcaACACGAAcacaaggaagaggtggattATAAAGATGTAGACtgggaggagatggtgcCAGGGACAAAGCGGGTACTTTCCATGGAC CCCGCGACGTACCTAACATTCACAGTCGACCAACTTCGACATGAACAtctcttttgtttttggtGTGCGTACAAATACAAGTCGtatgaagagatggaggggCCTGGAGGATGTccgggagaggaggaagatgatcacTGA
- a CDS encoding forkhead transcription factor 3 (freac-3), putative, which translates to MPGALTKSYGNPSPTRTSPQKTSSSRFYPTPASMSPNTTSSSSTLNYPPSFDPHHTSSRYPLTTHFAPYSPYRPGEYGRSERGLASERTRIERKLFADGQEEDGEVRRGRGSSPLAPAFEAKMVLRNGASIDLISWLRTNFHHVPPPHTPLVPSMPLNGIRHLILERFPRAPEAQEIHKAVLAAFPHSQWDYPPPESSEPPTIRGLIWHGKDIVNDDELDDRPRSAPKDVAAHTRSRLSGDIITTANSNSTSKGKQPSRSPTLSTLVSPISSSKRHLPDTPARSVLEEFAEIATLAEKTPVSRTKSLPGEPLAASPEQEVAHLSHNPFEQSMLLRGRGKRRASQSPERGHRRRASTPDKLHGLLAAAEAVEGSPITSVLGHKRRRTIGGPAPAREIMSFPRRAMSSRGTMSPPPTRGLAILPHVEENIDYLVPLNDTASAGSRISEEDAASNALPSIAGASTARRAPTSSSTASQSSAISHHLVSAPIAGSSGSMHSYPHDHIRGHGHSLSHSHSHPHAHHHSSSQTQQFSPNLPRVHAPRTGGGGRKVNELPTEGERPGYDCKPPYPYHEMIRHAIENAPDRKLQLNQIYASIAERFPFFKTLDEKKTAGWQNSIRHNLSLKKMFVRVNKVDGVPDDSGGKGGWWTVIPGVPDEGRPGRKAKARKAKLEKEAASKEAGSRVGKENDARGLGMGGRMGMGMGSVLPPPDGHAQLPPGVAPISSGAGSELGQNYARSNGNGHSHGHGHGQGLESGQGQGQGALHEKWVEGNRGQEGSVDELEDDELYGQP; encoded by the exons ATGCCTGGAGCTTTGACTAAGTCATACGGTAACCCCTCTCCAACACGTACATCCCCTCAaaaaacatcatcatcccgCTTCTACCCCACTCCTGCCTCCATGTCGCCAAACACCACTTCTAGCTCCTCCACCCTCAACTACCCTCCCTCTTTTGACCCTCACCACACCTCTTCCCGATATCCGTTGACAACTCATTTTGCCCCTTATTCCCCCTACCGACCTGGCGAATATGGTCGGTCTGAACGGGGTTTGGCAAGTGAGAGGACGAGAATCGAGAGGAAATTGTTTGCGGATgggcaagaggaagatggggaggtaagaagaggtagaggaagcTCGCCTTTGGCGCCGGCATTCGAAGCAAAGATGGTTTTGCGAAACGGTGCAAGCATTGATTTGATCTCTTG GCTCCGAACAAACTTCCATCATGTCCCGCCGCCACACACACCTCTAGTTCCGTCCATGCCGCTTAATGGCATCCGTCACCTCATCCTTGAACGTTTTCCCCGCGCGCCTGAAGCCCAAGAGATCCACAAGGCCGTCCTTGCCGCTTTCCCCCATTCTCAGTGGGACTATCCCCCTCCTGAATCGTCTGAGCCTCCTACCATCCGAGGTCTTATCTGGCACGGGAAAGATATCGTCAACGATGATGAACTCGATGATAGACCCCGCTCGGCGCCCAAGGATGTTGCAGCGCATACCCGCAGTAGACTATCGGGAGATATCATTACGACCGCAAACTCAAACTCGACATCGAAAGGAAAACAGCCGTCAAGGAGCCCGACGCTATCTACGCTTGTTTCACCCATCTCTAGCTCAAAACGACACTTGCCGGATACCCCTGCACGTTCAGTGCTGGAAGAATTTGCAGAGATTGCCACATTGGCGGAGAAGACACCTGTTAGCCGTACGAAATCCTTACCCGGAGAACCGCTCGCAGCATCCCCGGAGCAAGAAGTAGCGCATCTTTCCCATAACCCGTTTGAGCAAAGTATGCTTCTCAGAGGCCGAGGAAAACGGCGAGCAAGCCAATCGCCTGAGCGAGGACATCGTAGACGCGCAAGTACACCAGACAAGCTTCACGGCTTGTTGGCAGCTGCCGAAGCAGTGGAAGGATCACCCATCACTTCTGTTCTCGGCCACAAACGTCGAAGGACTATCGGCGGTCCCGCACCGGCAAGGGAGATCATGTCTTTTCCTCGACGGGCAATGTCTTCTCGGGGAACCATGTcacctcctcccactcGCGGACTGGCGATACTACCCCACGTCGAAGAGAATATCGATTATCTCGTCCCGTTAAACGATACTGCCTCTGCCGGTTCAAGGATctcggaggaagatgcaGCTTCAAATGCGTTACCTTCAATTGCGGGTGCGTCTACAGCGAGAAGGGCACCGACGTCGTCTTCGACGGCATCGCAATCATCTGCGATTTCGCACCATCTTGTGTCTGCGCCGATTGCAGGGTCTTCTGGGTCTATGCACTCTTACCCACACGACCACATCCGTGGTCACGGCCActccctttcccattctcACTCGCATCCCCACGCCCATCACCATTCCTCATCCCAAACCCAACAGTTTTCGCCTAACCTCCCTCGCGTACACGCTCCCCGAACaggcggcggcggccgTAAAGTCAATGAACTCCCTACTGAAGGCGAACGACCCGGATACGACTGCAAGCCGCCCTATCCGTACCATGAAATGATTCGGCATGCGATTGAGAATGCGCCTGATAGGAAGCTACAGTTGAATCAAATTTATGCAAGTATCGCGGAAAGGTTTCCGTTTTTCAAGACgttggatgagaagaagacggctGGGTGGCAGAATTCGATTAGGCATAATCTTAGTTTGAA GAAAATGTTTGTAAGAGTTAACAAAGTCGATGGAGTACCAGATGACTCGGGCGGTAAAGGCGGTTGGTGGACAGTCATACCTGGTGTACCAGACGAAGGCCGACCGGGACGAAAAGCTAAAGCGCGCAAAGCCAaattggagaaggaagcagcATCAAAGGAAGCAGGCTCGCGtgtggggaaggagaacgaTGCCAGGGGCTTGGGTATGGGtggaaggatggggatgggaatgggaagtGTTTTGCCGCCGCCGGATGGACATGCGCAACTACCGCCGGGTGTGGCCCCTATAAGCTCTGGAGCAGGTAGCGAGCTAGGTCAGAATTACGCGCGCAGTAACGGTAATGGTCATAGTCATGGTCATGGTCATGGGCAAGGACTAGAGTCCGGACAAGGGCAGGGACAGGGGGCGTTGCATGAGAAATGGGTAGAAGGGAATCGGGGACAAGAGGGCTCGGTTGATGAACtagaggatgatgagcttTACGGCCAGCCATGA